One Pseudomonas rhizophila DNA window includes the following coding sequences:
- the guaD gene encoding guanine deaminase, with amino-acid sequence MPLTRKAYRAALLHSLADPAEVGIEASYEYFEDGLLVVENGQISAIGHASELLPTLEADIEITHYQDALITPGFIDTHIHLPQTGMVGAYGEQLLDWLNTYTFPCESQFADKAHADAVADIFVKELLRNGTTTALVFGSVHPQSVNAFFEVAEKLDLRMIAGKVMMDRNAPDYLTDTAESSYTQSKALIERWHGKGRLHYAVTPRFAPTSTPEQLALAGQLLGEYPDLYMQTHISENLQEVQWVKELFPERKGYLDVYDHYQLLGERSVFAHGVHLCDDECARLAETGSAIAFCPTSNFFLGSGLFNLPMAEKHKVNVGLGTDVGGGTSFSLLQTLNEAYKVMQLQGARLSPFKSLYLATLGGARALRLEDRIGTLQPGSDADFLVLDYNATPLLSYRLKQARDIAEKLFVLMTLGDDRTVAQTFAAGRLVHER; translated from the coding sequence ATGCCCCTGACACGTAAAGCCTACCGCGCCGCCCTGCTCCACAGCCTTGCCGACCCCGCCGAAGTCGGCATTGAAGCGTCCTATGAATATTTTGAAGACGGCCTGCTGGTGGTGGAAAACGGCCAGATCAGCGCCATCGGCCACGCCAGCGAGTTGCTGCCGACCCTGGAGGCCGACATCGAGATCACTCATTACCAGGACGCGCTGATCACGCCCGGCTTCATCGACACCCACATCCACCTGCCACAGACCGGCATGGTCGGGGCTTACGGCGAGCAATTGCTGGACTGGCTCAACACCTACACCTTCCCGTGCGAAAGTCAGTTCGCCGACAAGGCCCATGCCGACGCTGTCGCCGATATTTTCGTCAAGGAACTGCTGCGCAACGGCACCACCACCGCGCTGGTGTTCGGCAGTGTGCACCCGCAATCGGTGAACGCGTTTTTCGAGGTGGCCGAGAAACTCGACCTGCGGATGATCGCCGGCAAAGTGATGATGGATCGCAACGCCCCGGACTACCTGACCGACACCGCCGAATCCAGCTACACCCAAAGCAAAGCGCTGATCGAGCGCTGGCATGGCAAGGGCCGCCTGCATTACGCCGTGACCCCGCGTTTTGCGCCGACCAGCACGCCGGAACAACTGGCCCTGGCGGGTCAGTTGCTGGGGGAATATCCCGACCTGTACATGCAGACTCACATCAGTGAGAACCTGCAGGAAGTGCAATGGGTCAAGGAACTGTTCCCCGAGCGCAAAGGTTATCTGGACGTCTACGACCACTACCAACTGCTCGGCGAACGCTCGGTGTTCGCCCACGGCGTGCACCTGTGTGACGACGAATGCGCGCGCCTGGCCGAGACCGGTTCGGCCATCGCGTTCTGCCCGACCTCGAACTTTTTCCTCGGCAGCGGCCTGTTCAACCTGCCAATGGCCGAGAAGCACAAAGTGAACGTGGGGTTGGGTACGGATGTGGGGGGCGGCACCAGTTTTTCGCTGCTGCAAACCCTGAACGAAGCCTACAAGGTGATGCAGTTGCAGGGCGCCCGCCTGAGCCCGTTCAAGTCGCTGTACCTGGCCACGCTTGGCGGCGCCCGGGCCTTGCGCCTGGAAGACCGGATCGGGACCTTGCAGCCGGGCAGCGATGCGGACTTTCTGGTGTTGGACTACAACGCCACGCCGCTGTTGAGCTATCGCCTCAAGCAGGCCCGGGACATTGCCGAGAAGTT
- the xdhC gene encoding xanthine dehydrogenase accessory protein XdhC, which translates to MYNWISALADLQDRGEPCMLVTIIEELGSTPRNAGSKMVISASQTFDTIGGGHLEYKAMEIARQMIASGQQSTHLERFSLGASLGQCCGGVTVLLFEPMGQVQAQIAVFGAGHVGRALVPLLASLPCKVRWIDSREAEFPEHLPHGVRKIVSEEPLDEIDELPAGSYCIVMTHNHQLDLELSAAILKRNDFAYFGLIGSKTKRVKFEHRLRDRGFDSSTLQRMRCPMGIGDVKGKLPVEIAISIAGEIIATYNADFGQHTTRAEPIAKLLPASRRSQANR; encoded by the coding sequence ATGTACAACTGGATCAGCGCCCTCGCCGACCTGCAAGATCGCGGTGAACCCTGCATGCTGGTGACGATCATCGAAGAACTCGGCTCGACCCCGCGCAATGCCGGTTCGAAAATGGTGATCAGCGCCAGCCAGACGTTCGACACCATCGGTGGCGGCCACCTGGAATACAAGGCCATGGAGATCGCCCGGCAGATGATCGCCAGCGGCCAGCAAAGCACCCATCTGGAGCGCTTCAGCCTCGGTGCCAGCCTGGGCCAGTGCTGCGGCGGCGTGACCGTGTTGCTGTTCGAACCCATGGGCCAGGTCCAGGCGCAGATCGCCGTATTCGGCGCCGGCCACGTCGGCCGCGCCCTGGTGCCGCTGCTGGCGAGCCTGCCCTGCAAGGTGCGCTGGATCGACTCCCGGGAAGCGGAGTTTCCTGAACACCTGCCCCACGGCGTGCGCAAGATCGTCAGTGAAGAGCCGCTGGATGAAATCGACGAGCTGCCCGCTGGCAGCTACTGCATCGTCATGACCCACAACCATCAACTCGATCTGGAACTGAGCGCCGCGATCCTCAAGCGCAACGACTTCGCCTACTTCGGCCTGATCGGTTCGAAAACCAAACGGGTCAAGTTCGAACATCGCCTGCGCGATCGCGGCTTCGACAGCAGCACCTTGCAGCGCATGCGCTGCCCGATGGGCATTGGCGACGTCAAAGGCAAGTTGCCTGTGGAAATCGCCATCTCCATCGCCGGTGAAATCATCGCCACCTATAACGCGGATTTCGGCCAGCACACCACGCGCGCCGAACCGATTGCCAAGCTGTTGCCGGCCTCGCGCCGCAGCCAGGCGAACCGTTGA
- the xdhB gene encoding xanthine dehydrogenase molybdopterin binding subunit: protein MSNHHAVEKTQAELAELFARDLTTGVGRSVKHDSAAKHVSGEAQYIDDRLEFPNQLHVYARLSDRAHARILRIDTAPCYAFEGVRIAITHADVPGLKDIGPLLPGDPLLAIDDVQFVGQPVLAVAARDLETARKAAMAAIIEYEDLEPVLDVVEALRKRHFVLDSHTHQRGDSAAALASAEHRIQGSLHIGGQEHFYLETQISSVMPTEDGGMIVYCSTQNPTEVQKLVAEVLDVSMNKVVVDMRRMGGGFGGKETQAASPACLCAVIAHLTGQPTKMRLPRVEDMLMTGKRHPFYIEYDVGFDSTGRLHGIALELAGNCGCSPDLSASIVDRAMFHADNAYYLGDATINGHRCKTNTASNTAYRGFGGPQGMVAIEEVMDAIARHLGLDPLAVRKANYYGKTERNVTHYYQTVEHNMLEEMTAELEQSSQYAERREAIRRYNANSPILKKGLALTPVKFGISFTASFLNQAGALIHVYTDGSIHLNHGGTEMGQGLNTKVAQVVAEVFQVEMDRVQITATNTDKVPNTSPTAASSGADLNGKAAQNAAETIKQRLVEFAARQYKVSEEDVAFHNGHVRVRDHILTFEALVQQAYFAQVSLSSTGFYKTPKIYYDRSQARGRPFYYYAYGAACAEVIVDTLTGEYKMLRTDILHDVGASLNPAIDIGQVEGGYIQGMGWLTMEELVWNDKGKLQTCGPASYKIPAVADMPLDLRVKLVENRKNPEDTVFHSKAVGEPPFMLGIAAWCAIKDAVASLGDYQHQPKIDAPATPERVLWGCEQMRGLRVAKVKEAEPEAI, encoded by the coding sequence ATGTCTAACCATCACGCCGTAGAGAAGACTCAAGCCGAGCTGGCCGAACTGTTCGCCCGCGACCTGACCACCGGCGTGGGCCGCAGCGTCAAGCATGACAGCGCCGCCAAGCATGTATCCGGCGAAGCCCAGTACATCGACGATCGCCTGGAATTTCCGAACCAGTTGCACGTTTACGCCCGCCTGTCGGACCGCGCCCACGCCCGGATCTTGCGCATCGACACCGCGCCTTGCTACGCCTTTGAAGGCGTGCGCATCGCCATCACCCATGCAGACGTGCCCGGCCTCAAGGACATCGGCCCGCTGCTGCCCGGTGACCCGTTATTGGCCATCGATGACGTGCAGTTCGTCGGCCAACCGGTGCTGGCCGTTGCCGCCAGGGACCTGGAAACCGCGCGCAAGGCAGCGATGGCGGCCATCATCGAATACGAAGATCTGGAACCGGTGCTGGACGTGGTCGAGGCCCTGCGCAAGCGGCATTTCGTGCTGGATAGCCACACCCACCAGCGCGGAGATTCGGCGGCGGCACTGGCCAGCGCCGAGCACCGTATCCAGGGCTCGCTGCACATTGGCGGCCAGGAACACTTTTACCTGGAAACCCAGATTTCCTCGGTGATGCCCACCGAAGACGGCGGCATGATCGTCTACTGCTCCACACAGAACCCCACCGAAGTGCAGAAACTGGTGGCCGAAGTGCTGGACGTTTCGATGAACAAAGTCGTGGTGGACATGCGCCGCATGGGCGGCGGCTTTGGTGGCAAGGAAACCCAGGCCGCCAGCCCGGCGTGCCTGTGCGCGGTCATCGCCCACCTCACCGGCCAGCCGACCAAGATGCGCCTGCCCCGGGTCGAAGACATGCTGATGACCGGCAAGCGCCACCCTTTCTACATCGAATACGACGTCGGCTTCGACAGCACCGGGCGCCTGCACGGTATTGCCCTGGAGCTGGCCGGCAACTGCGGTTGCTCGCCGGACCTGTCGGCCTCGATTGTCGACCGGGCGATGTTCCATGCCGACAACGCCTACTACCTGGGCGATGCAACCATCAACGGCCATCGTTGCAAGACCAATACCGCGTCGAACACCGCTTACCGTGGCTTCGGCGGGCCGCAAGGCATGGTCGCCATCGAAGAGGTGATGGACGCCATCGCCCGGCATCTGGGGCTGGATCCGCTGGCGGTGCGCAAGGCCAACTACTACGGCAAGACCGAGCGTAACGTCACCCACTACTACCAGACCGTCGAGCACAACATGCTCGAGGAGATGACCGCCGAACTCGAGCAAAGCAGCCAGTATGCCGAGCGCCGCGAAGCGATCCGCCGCTACAACGCCAATAGCCCGATTCTGAAAAAAGGCCTGGCGCTGACCCCGGTGAAATTTGGTATTTCCTTCACCGCCAGCTTCCTCAACCAGGCCGGGGCGCTGATTCATGTCTATACCGACGGCAGCATCCACCTGAACCATGGCGGCACGGAAATGGGCCAGGGCTTGAACACCAAAGTCGCGCAAGTGGTGGCCGAAGTGTTCCAGGTGGAAATGGACCGGGTACAGATCACCGCGACCAACACCGACAAGGTGCCGAACACCTCGCCCACCGCTGCCTCCAGCGGTGCCGACCTCAATGGCAAGGCTGCGCAGAATGCCGCCGAAACCATCAAGCAGCGCCTGGTGGAGTTCGCCGCGCGGCAGTACAAGGTCAGCGAAGAAGACGTGGCGTTCCACAACGGCCATGTGCGGGTGCGCGATCACATCCTGACGTTCGAGGCGCTGGTGCAGCAGGCGTATTTCGCCCAGGTTTCGCTGTCGAGCACCGGTTTCTACAAGACCCCGAAAATCTACTACGACCGCAGCCAGGCCCGAGGGCGGCCGTTCTACTACTACGCCTATGGCGCGGCGTGCGCCGAGGTGATCGTCGACACCCTGACCGGCGAATACAAGATGCTGCGCACCGACATCCTCCACGACGTCGGCGCCTCGCTAAACCCGGCCATCGACATCGGCCAGGTCGAGGGCGGTTACATCCAGGGCATGGGCTGGCTGACCATGGAAGAGCTGGTATGGAACGACAAAGGCAAGCTACAGACCTGCGGCCCGGCCAGCTACAAGATTCCGGCGGTGGCCGACATGCCGTTGGATCTGCGGGTCAAGCTGGTGGAAAACCGCAAGAACCCGGAAGACACGGTGTTCCATTCCAAAGCCGTGGGCGAACCGCCGTTCATGCTCGGCATCGCCGCGTGGTGCGCCATCAAGGATGCCGTGGCGAGCCTGGGGGATTACCAGCACCAACCGAAAATCGATGCACCGGCGACACCGGAGCGGGTGTTGTGGGGATGTGAGCAGATGCGTGGGTTGCGGGTGGCGAAGGTTAAGGAAGCCGAGCCCGAAGCCATTTGA
- the xdhA gene encoding xanthine dehydrogenase small subunit → MIQFLLNQELRSEHALDPNLTVLNYLREHLGKSGTKEGCASGDCGACTVVVGELQTDEDGRERIRYRSLNSCLTFVSSLHGKQLISVEDLKHQGQLHSVQQAMVDCHGSQCGFCTPGFVMSLFALQKNSEQPDAHKAHEALAGNLCRCTGYRPILAAAEQVCCARQADQFDAREAETIARLKAIAPTDTGELNSGDKRCLVPLTVADLADLYDAYPQARLLAGGTDLALEVTQFHRTLPVMIYVGNVAELKRIERFADRLEIGAATALSDCYEALQAEYPDFGELLQRFASLQIRNQGTLGGNIGNASPIGDSPPLLIALGAQIVLCKGQTRRTLALEDYFIDYRVTARQESEFIEKIIVPRANAEQAFRAYKVSKRLDDDISAVCAAFNLRIEHGVVQDARVAFGGMAATPKRAKHCEAALIGAAWNDNTVERACAALAEDFTPLSDFRASKEYRLLSARNLLRKYFIELQTPHIETRVTAYV, encoded by the coding sequence GTGATCCAGTTTTTACTCAACCAGGAACTCCGTAGCGAGCACGCCCTGGACCCGAACCTGACCGTGCTCAACTATTTGCGCGAACACCTCGGCAAATCCGGCACCAAAGAAGGCTGCGCCAGCGGCGACTGTGGTGCGTGCACCGTGGTGGTGGGCGAGTTGCAGACCGACGAGGACGGCCGTGAACGCATTCGTTATCGCAGCCTCAATTCGTGCCTGACCTTCGTCTCGTCCCTGCACGGCAAGCAGTTGATCAGCGTCGAAGACCTCAAGCACCAGGGCCAGTTGCACAGCGTCCAACAGGCGATGGTCGATTGCCACGGTTCGCAATGCGGCTTCTGCACACCGGGCTTCGTGATGTCCCTGTTCGCCCTGCAAAAGAACAGCGAACAGCCCGACGCCCATAAGGCCCACGAAGCCTTGGCCGGCAATCTGTGCCGCTGCACCGGCTACCGGCCGATTCTGGCGGCCGCCGAGCAGGTCTGCTGCGCCAGGCAAGCGGACCAGTTCGACGCCCGCGAAGCCGAGACCATCGCTCGCCTCAAGGCCATCGCACCGACTGACACGGGTGAGCTCAACAGCGGCGACAAACGCTGCCTGGTGCCCTTGACCGTGGCCGACCTGGCCGACCTTTACGACGCTTATCCCCAGGCGCGCCTGCTGGCCGGCGGCACGGACCTGGCCCTGGAAGTCACCCAGTTCCATCGCACCCTGCCGGTGATGATCTACGTGGGCAACGTCGCTGAGCTCAAGCGTATCGAGCGTTTCGCCGATCGCCTGGAGATTGGCGCCGCCACCGCACTCTCCGACTGCTACGAAGCCTTGCAGGCTGAATACCCGGACTTCGGCGAACTGCTGCAGCGCTTCGCTTCGTTGCAGATCCGCAACCAGGGCACCTTGGGCGGCAACATCGGCAACGCCTCGCCGATTGGCGACTCGCCGCCCTTGCTGATCGCCCTCGGCGCGCAGATCGTCTTGTGCAAGGGCCAGACCCGCCGCACCCTGGCGCTGGAAGACTATTTCATCGATTACCGGGTCACCGCCCGCCAGGAAAGCGAATTCATCGAGAAGATCATCGTGCCCCGGGCCAACGCCGAGCAAGCGTTCCGCGCCTATAAGGTCTCCAAGCGCCTGGACGATGACATTTCCGCCGTATGCGCGGCGTTCAACCTGCGTATCGAGCATGGCGTGGTCCAGGACGCCCGGGTGGCCTTCGGTGGCATGGCCGCGACGCCCAAGCGCGCCAAGCATTGTGAAGCCGCGTTGATCGGTGCCGCGTGGAACGACAACACCGTCGAACGTGCCTGCGCCGCACTGGCCGAGGACTTCACACCGCTGTCGGACTTCCGCGCCAGCAAGGAATACCGCCTGCTCAGCGCCCGCAACCTGCTGCGCAAATACTTCATCGAACTGCAAACGCCGCACATCGAGACTCGGGTGACCGCTTATGTCTAA
- a CDS encoding GntR family transcriptional regulator, translating to MTFKAPDSLAEQIAHHLAERIIRGEMKPGERIQEQKVTLALNVSRGSVREALLILERRHLIAILPRRGAHVTELSEHKVRSLCALMSELYILLGNAVAHGWQEQADMAPFIEIQQRLQDAFARQDIRTFVDESFSVMRAAYPFANNPYLQETVENLQPAMSRAYFLALEQRKAEMSEFLDLFQRLLTAVLARDLPQIRIVLTAYAQRSCDLVVSALTAA from the coding sequence ATGACGTTCAAGGCCCCGGACAGCCTCGCCGAGCAAATCGCCCATCACCTGGCCGAGCGCATCATTCGTGGTGAAATGAAGCCGGGCGAGCGCATCCAGGAGCAGAAGGTCACGCTGGCGCTCAACGTGAGTCGCGGTTCGGTCCGTGAGGCTTTGCTGATACTGGAGCGCCGGCATCTGATCGCGATCCTGCCTCGCCGTGGTGCACACGTCACCGAATTGAGCGAACACAAGGTGCGCAGCCTCTGTGCGCTGATGAGCGAGCTGTACATCCTGCTGGGCAACGCCGTGGCTCATGGCTGGCAGGAACAGGCCGACATGGCGCCGTTCATCGAGATCCAGCAGCGTCTTCAGGACGCCTTCGCGCGCCAGGACATCCGCACCTTCGTCGATGAAAGTTTCAGCGTGATGCGCGCCGCGTATCCCTTCGCCAACAACCCGTACTTGCAGGAAACCGTCGAGAACCTGCAACCGGCCATGAGCCGCGCCTACTTCCTGGCCCTGGAACAACGCAAGGCCGAGATGAGCGAATTCCTCGACCTGTTCCAGCGCTTGCTGACCGCCGTGCTGGCCCGTGATTTGCCGCAGATCCGCATCGTGCTGACGGCTTATGCCCAGCGCAGTTGCGATCTGGTGGTTTCTGCCCTGACGGCGGCCTGA
- the smc gene encoding chromosome segregation protein SMC produces the protein MRLKCIKLAGFKSFVDPTTVNFPSNMAAVVGPNGCGKSNIIDAVRWVMGESSAKNLRGESMTDVIFNGSTSRKPVSQASIELVFDNSDGTLIGEYAAYAEISIRRKVTRDSQNSYFLNGAKCRRRDITDIFLGTGLGPRSYSIIEQGMISKLIEAKPEDLRNFIEEAAGISKYKERRRETENRIRRTHENLARLTDLREELERQLERLHRQAEAAKKYQEYKGEERQLKAQLSALRWQALNEQVGQREAIIGNQEVSFEALVAEQRNADAAIERLRDGHHDLSERFNLVQGRFYSVGGDIARVEQSIQHGQQRLRQLQDDLKEAERARLETESHLGHDRTLLLTLGEELDRLTPEQELTSAAAEEAAAALEEAELSMHGWQEQWDSFNLSSAEPRRQAEVQQSRIQQLEASMERLAERQRRLAEERALLAADPEDAAIVDLSEQLAASEATLEDLQASEDAQVERLEQLRQALQLALQNQQQAQGELQRLNGRLASLEALQQAALDPGTGAAEWLRDQHLAERPRLAEGLKVDAGWELAVETVLGADLQAVLVDDFAGFDLSGFTQGDLRLLSPPGDGVRMPGSLLDKVEAQVDLSPWLGQVKPVDSLEQALALRGQLAAGESLISRDGYWVGRHFLRVRRASEAESGMLARGQEIQRLSAEREEREASVEALETELQNLRAQQRQQENGREHLRRLLQDEARQQGELKAQLSAGKAKVEQLALRRTRLEEEIAELGEQRALEHEQIGEARLQLQEALDAMAVDTEQRELLLAQRDSLRERLDRVRQDARQHKDHAHQLAVRLGSLKAQYDSTRQALERLEMQSERLTEKREQLSLNLEEGEAPLEELRLKLEELLDKRMSVDEELKTAQIALEDADRELRDAEKRRSQAEQQSQLIRSQMEQQRMEWQALTVRRKALQDQLLEDGYDLDGVLATLVAGANEKDAEEELERIAARIQRLGAINLAAIDEYQQQSERKRYLDAQNDDLVEALQTLENVIRKIDKETRNRFKDTFDQINGGLQALFPKVFGGGSAYLELTGEDLLDTGVTIMARPPGKKNSTIHLLSGGEKALTALALVFAIFKLNPAPFCMLDEVDAPLDDANVGRYARLVKEMSETVQFIYITHNKIAMEMADQLMGVTMHEPGCSRLVAVDVEEAMAMVDA, from the coding sequence GTGCGGCTCAAATGCATCAAACTGGCGGGGTTCAAATCCTTCGTCGACCCGACCACGGTGAACTTCCCCAGTAACATGGCGGCGGTGGTCGGGCCCAACGGTTGCGGCAAGTCGAACATCATCGACGCCGTACGCTGGGTGATGGGCGAGAGCTCGGCCAAGAACCTGCGCGGCGAGTCGATGACCGACGTCATCTTCAACGGCTCCACCAGTCGCAAACCGGTGAGCCAGGCGAGCATCGAGCTGGTGTTCGACAATTCCGACGGCACCCTGATTGGCGAGTACGCGGCCTACGCGGAAATCTCCATTCGCCGCAAAGTGACCCGCGACAGCCAGAACAGTTATTTCCTCAACGGCGCCAAGTGCCGACGTCGCGATATCACCGATATTTTCCTCGGCACCGGCCTCGGCCCGCGCAGCTATTCGATCATCGAGCAGGGCATGATCTCCAAGCTGATCGAGGCCAAGCCCGAAGACCTGCGCAACTTCATCGAAGAAGCCGCCGGCATCTCCAAGTACAAGGAGCGGCGGCGCGAGACCGAAAACCGCATCCGTCGCACCCACGAAAACCTGGCCCGCCTGACCGACCTGCGCGAAGAGCTCGAACGCCAGCTCGAGCGCTTGCACCGCCAGGCCGAAGCCGCCAAGAAATATCAGGAATACAAAGGCGAAGAACGTCAGCTCAAGGCCCAGCTTTCGGCCCTGCGCTGGCAGGCGCTGAACGAGCAGGTCGGCCAGCGCGAGGCGATCATTGGCAATCAGGAAGTCAGCTTTGAAGCCCTGGTGGCCGAGCAGCGCAATGCCGACGCCGCCATCGAGCGCCTGCGTGACGGCCACCACGACCTGTCCGAACGCTTCAACCTGGTGCAAGGGCGCTTCTATTCGGTGGGTGGCGACATCGCCCGGGTCGAACAGAGCATCCAGCACGGTCAGCAACGGCTGCGCCAGCTGCAGGATGATTTGAAAGAGGCCGAGCGCGCGCGCCTGGAAACCGAATCCCACCTGGGCCACGACCGCACGTTGCTGCTGACCCTGGGCGAAGAACTGGACCGGCTCACGCCCGAGCAGGAACTCACCAGCGCCGCCGCCGAAGAGGCTGCCGCCGCCCTGGAAGAAGCCGAGCTGAGCATGCATGGCTGGCAAGAGCAGTGGGACAGTTTCAACCTGAGCTCTGCCGAGCCGCGGCGTCAGGCCGAAGTCCAGCAGTCGCGCATCCAGCAACTGGAAGCCAGCATGGAACGCCTGGCCGAGCGTCAGCGCCGTTTGGCCGAAGAGCGCGCCTTGCTCGCGGCGGACCCTGAAGACGCGGCGATTGTCGATCTGAGCGAACAACTGGCTGCCAGCGAAGCCACCCTTGAAGACTTGCAAGCCAGCGAAGATGCCCAGGTCGAGCGGCTCGAGCAACTGCGCCAGGCCTTGCAACTGGCCCTGCAGAATCAGCAGCAGGCCCAGGGTGAATTGCAGCGCCTCAATGGCCGTCTGGCTTCGCTGGAGGCCTTGCAGCAAGCGGCGCTGGACCCCGGCACCGGCGCTGCCGAATGGCTGCGCGACCAGCATCTGGCCGAGCGTCCGCGACTGGCCGAAGGCCTGAAGGTCGATGCCGGTTGGGAACTGGCGGTGGAAACCGTGCTGGGCGCCGATCTGCAAGCGGTGCTGGTGGATGACTTCGCAGGCTTCGATCTGTCGGGCTTCACTCAGGGCGATCTGCGCCTGCTCAGCCCGCCTGGCGATGGCGTGCGGATGCCGGGCAGCTTGCTGGATAAAGTCGAGGCCCAGGTCGACCTGTCTCCCTGGTTGGGGCAGGTGAAACCGGTGGACAGCCTTGAACAGGCCTTGGCCCTGCGCGGACAACTGGCGGCCGGGGAAAGCCTGATCAGCCGGGACGGCTATTGGGTCGGTCGGCATTTCCTGCGGGTGCGCCGGGCCAGCGAAGCCGAGAGCGGCATGCTTGCCCGAGGCCAGGAAATCCAGCGCCTGAGCGCCGAGCGTGAAGAACGCGAAGCGAGCGTCGAAGCCCTGGAAACCGAATTACAGAATCTGCGGGCGCAACAGCGCCAGCAGGAGAATGGTCGCGAACACTTGCGTCGGTTGTTGCAGGACGAAGCACGCCAGCAGGGCGAGCTCAAGGCGCAGTTGTCCGCCGGCAAGGCCAAGGTTGAACAACTGGCCTTGCGCCGCACGCGCCTTGAGGAAGAAATCGCCGAGCTGGGCGAGCAGCGGGCGCTGGAGCATGAGCAGATCGGTGAAGCGCGCCTGCAACTGCAGGAAGCCCTCGATGCCATGGCCGTGGACACCGAGCAGCGCGAGTTGCTGCTGGCTCAGCGCGACAGTCTGCGCGAACGCCTCGACCGGGTGCGCCAGGATGCCCGCCAGCATAAGGATCACGCCCATCAGTTGGCGGTGCGCCTGGGCTCGCTCAAGGCCCAGTACGATTCCACGCGCCAAGCGTTGGAGCGGCTGGAAATGCAGTCCGAACGCCTGACCGAAAAGCGCGAGCAATTGAGCCTGAACCTGGAGGAGGGCGAAGCGCCGCTGGAAGAGTTGCGCCTCAAACTCGAAGAGTTGCTCGACAAGCGCATGAGCGTTGATGAAGAACTCAAGACTGCGCAAATTGCCCTGGAAGATGCCGACCGCGAACTGCGCGACGCCGAAAAGCGTCGTAGCCAGGCCGAACAGCAATCCCAGCTGATCCGCAGCCAGATGGAACAGCAACGCATGGAATGGCAGGCCCTGACGGTGCGCCGCAAAGCCTTGCAGGACCAATTGCTGGAAGACGGCTACGACCTCGACGGCGTGCTCGCCACGTTGGTGGCCGGGGCCAACGAGAAAGACGCCGAAGAAGAGCTGGAACGCATCGCCGCGCGCATTCAGCGTCTGGGCGCTATCAACCTGGCGGCCATCGACGAGTACCAGCAGCAGTCCGAGCGCAAGCGCTATCTGGATGCCCAGAACGACGATCTGGTGGAAGCGTTGCAGACCCTGGAAAACGTCATCCGCAAGATCGACAAGGAAACCCGTAATCGCTTCAAGGATACCTTTGATCAGATCAACGGCGGTTTGCAGGCACTTTTCCCGAAAGTTTTCGGTGGCGGCAGCGCTTACTTGGAACTGACGGGCGAAGATTTACTCGATACAGGGGTGACCATCATGGCGCGTCCCCCGGGCAAGAAGAACAGCACCATCCATTTGCTCTCCGGGGGTGAAAAAGCGCTGACGGCATTGGCCCTGGTTTTTGCCATTTTCAAATTGAACCCGGCGCCGTTCTGCATGCTCGATGAGGTGGACGCGCCGCTGGACGACGCCAACGTGGGGCGTTATGCGCGGCTGGTAAAAGAGATGTCTGAGACTGTGCAGTTCATCTACATCACCCACAACAAGATCGCCATGGAAATGGCCGACCAGTTGATGGGCGTGACCATGCATGAGCCGGGTTGCTCGCGTCTGGTGGCCGTGGATGTGGAGGAGGCGATGGCGATGGTGGACGCGTGA
- the zipA gene encoding cell division protein ZipA, with product MEIGLREWLIVIGIIVIAGILFDGWRRMRGGKGKLKFRLDRSLSNLPDDDGNAELLGPPRVLDTHKEPQLDEHDLPSMSAPVREPRETGSKRGKRNSEPSQGDLNLNLDLDGGPSFSSRDDDFPDENKPVRGDKDQAQAEEVLVISVICRDPAGFKGPALLQNILESGLRFGEMDIFHRHESMAGNGEVLFSMANAVKPGVFDLDDIDHFSTPAVSFFLGLPGPRHPKQAFDVMVAAARKLSQELNGELKDDQRSVLTAQTIEHYRQRIVEFERRALTQKR from the coding sequence ATGGAAATCGGTCTGCGCGAGTGGCTGATCGTCATCGGCATTATTGTCATTGCCGGTATTCTTTTCGACGGCTGGCGCCGCATGCGCGGCGGCAAGGGGAAACTCAAGTTTCGTCTCGACCGCAGCCTGTCGAACCTGCCGGATGACGATGGCAATGCCGAGCTGTTGGGCCCGCCCCGGGTGCTGGATACCCATAAGGAGCCGCAACTGGATGAGCATGACCTGCCGTCGATGAGCGCGCCAGTGCGCGAGCCACGGGAAACGGGTTCCAAGCGCGGCAAGCGCAACAGCGAACCGTCCCAGGGCGACCTGAACCTCAATCTTGACCTGGACGGCGGCCCGAGCTTCAGCAGCCGCGACGACGACTTCCCGGACGAGAACAAACCCGTGCGCGGCGACAAGGACCAGGCCCAGGCCGAGGAAGTGCTGGTGATCAGCGTGATCTGCCGCGACCCGGCCGGCTTCAAGGGCCCGGCGCTGTTGCAGAACATCCTGGAGAGCGGCCTGCGTTTTGGCGAGATGGACATTTTTCACCGCCATGAAAGCATGGCCGGCAACGGCGAGGTGCTGTTCTCCATGGCCAACGCGGTCAAGCCAGGCGTGTTCGACCTGGACGACATCGACCATTTCAGCACCCCGGCGGTGAGCTTCTTCCTCGGCCTGCCCGGCCCGCGTCATCCCAAGCAGGCCTTTGACGTGATGGTGGCCGCGGCGCGCAAGCTGTCCCAGGAACTCAACGGTGAGCTGAAGGACGACCAGCGCAGCGTGCTGACCGCCCAGACCATCGAACACTACCGCCAGCGCATCGTCGAATTCGAACGCCGGGCGCTGACCCAGAAGCGCTAA